TACTAAAACAGTTGCAAGTACAGTACCGGTACGAATGGCTTCAAAACTACCCGCACTTTGGTGAATACGTTCATAAATGAGGGTTGGAATGTTAAAAATACCATTTTCTACGCCTAGTACGGCAACAGTACCAAAGTGAGCCATAGAATAGAGCATAATGAGTAATGCACCAGAAAGAATACTTGGCATGACGAGTGGAATGGTAATTTTACGTGTAATGGTAAAGAGGCTTGCGCCTGAGATTCTCGCTGATTCTTCTAATGTAGGGTCCATACGCTCTAATGCACCACAGACTTGGATAAAGACGAATGGGAAAAGATACATCGTTTCTACGGCCATAATACCGGCATAGCTATAGATATTAAAAATAGGCCCATCAAATCCTAAATCCATGAAGAATTGGTTAATGTAGCCAGAACGTGGTGAAAGTAACATTTTCCAAGCTAATGCCCCAATGAAAGAAGGAAGCATAAAAGGTACAAGGAACATCACTTTCATAAAACCTTTATAAGGTAGATCTGTTCGAGTCACTAACCAAGCAAAAAATGTACCAATAATCGTACTCATCACAGTTACGCCAGATGCGATAAAAAGTGAATTGAGTAATGCTTCATAGGTTTCTTCTTGCTTAAGAATATTCACCACATCAGTGATATTAAATTGTCCATCAACCCAAAAAGAATTAAGGAAAATAAGTAAAACAGGAACCGCAACAACGATAACTAAGATACCGATAGATAAGGCTAGAATAACGTTAGCAATATTGAATGGATGATTATTTTGAATAGTTGTAGCCATAATAAACCCCTCTAGATTTCTTTAGCAGAATCAAACCAAAGCAAATCATGAAAACTGATAAAGCAATTTTCACCTTCATTGAACATTAAATTATTACGTAATGCTTTATTAGTTGGGATTTCTGTTCGTAGTGTTACACCATCAATCTCTACCATATAATCCATTACTGCGCCAAGAAAGCTGGCCCTTGATATTTTTCCTAGTAAACCTTCATTGTTTTTGCTTAGTATGATATCGGAAGGTCGACATCCTAATTTCCCTGAGTTAGGTGGCAAGTTTTTCCAGTTTAAAATTTGATTACCTTCTCCAATATAATGATGATTATTTTGGTATCTCACAGGAATGAAATTTGCGAGGCCCATAAATTTAAACACCATCTCATTTTCTGAACGCTCATAAATGTCCCATGGTGTTCCAACTTGTTGGATATCGCCGTGTTCATTCATAATGGCCAAACGATCTGATATTGCGAGGGCAATTTCTTGGTCATGTGTTACGTACAGAATAGTAATGCCAAGTTTTTTCTGTAATTCTTTAATTTCAAAACGCATTTCCTCTCGAAGATTGGCATCCAAATTATTGAGAGGTTCGTCCAAGAGCATTAAAGACGGTTTAGCAACTAACGCCCTTGCGAGAGCAACGCGCTGTTGTTGCCCTCCTGATAATTGAGAAGGTAAACGTTCTTCTAAACCAGTCAAATTAACTAATTCGACCACTTCCATCACTTGTTTATGGAGAGCTTGTTTTTCAATATTCTTTAATTTAAGAGGGTAGGCGATATTGTCAAAGACTGTCATATGCGGCCAAACAGCATAATCTTGGAAGACCACACCTAAACCGCGTTGATCTGGTGGAATATCCGTGTTTGTAGCGGGATCGGCAACAACCACATCATCAATTAAAATACGGCCACTATCTGGCACATCAAATCCTGCAAGCAGGCGTAATAAGACAGTTTTCCCACAGCCGGATGGGCCAAGAAGCGTAAAACATTCTCCATCTTGTACAACTAAGGACAGATTTTTTAACACTTCATTTGAACCGAATTTTTTGGATACATTTTCAAATGTAATTGTTGCCATAATCACTACTCCTTACTGATTAACGACCTTGAAGAATTTGAGTGAAATGTTTAATTGTTTCTTCTTTTTCTGACATTAATTTTTCATAGTCAATAGGAATTGCTCTTGATACCGCATCCTCTAGAGATGGCATACCAAATTTAGCATCAAGTTCAATACCTTTTCTAACTGGTAATGTTCCTTCATTTGCAATGATTTTTTGTCCATCTTCAGAAAGTAAGAAGTCAATAAATTTTTGTGAAGCAGCAAGGTGTTCAGTACCTTTTAAGATCGCTGCAGGGCTAGGGATGACAAGCGTTTCTTTTGGATAAACCAATTTTAATTGCGCGCCTTTTTTGATTTTATCGTTGGTAATATAGTCAACAGCGAGGGAGGCTAATAAATCACCAGATGCGGTATCGTCGATAACTTGTCCTGCGCCTTTACCCACTTTAGCTTTATTTGCTTTTAATTTTTCAAAGAATTCCCAACCAAATTTATCCTTTAATAAAGACACACTCATATATGAAGTACCCGATAATGCAGGGTTTGCAATACCAAACGCACCTTTATATTCAGGTTTTAAGATATCAGCCCATTCAGCAGGCGGGTTATCTTTAACGAAGCGAGTATTGTAGGCTATTGCTAGTGTACCGAGGCGGATTGGGGTAAAGGAACCATCAAAGTTAGGGATAGGGTTAACAATATTGGCAGTTTCAGGAGAAACATAAGCTTCAAGCATGCCGTTTTTTTTCATTTGGAAGAAGTCAGGTACTTCACTTGTCCAAATCACATCGGCCATAATTTTCCCGGATTCTTTTTCCGTTGCAATTTTAGCCATCAATTTTCCGGCGCCGGCAGACTGATAATCCATTTCAACATCTGGATGTTTTTCAGTAAATTTTGCTTTTAATGCACCAATTAATGATTCTTTCATTGATGTGTACACAATTAATTTTTCTTGTGCCGCCGCCATATTACTAAGTGACATACCTAGTCCAATGGCAATCAATGTTAAAGACATTTTTTTATTCATAATGAAACCTCACTGAGATAGGGATAAAATCAGTAAATGAGATCAAACTACGATCGACATTTATACCAAAACATCTAACCTACAAAATACGCTTAAATATTTGAATATAAAAGTCTAAATTTAAATAATTTTCAGATTTGTGATAGAGATCACTTAATACCGTTTAAAGCCATCTTCCCAAATGTAATTCCACAATATCGACTAAATGTCGAAGAAATGTGGTGTCTTGGTCGTTGTGAAAACGGTCAGTGTCGCGAGATTTGAAGAGTAAAAGTGCGGTTGGTTTTTGCGGTGTTCCACCCAAACGGCAAATCGCCACAGAGCCGATAGGGAGCTCTTCTGGAAGGAACATGAGGGCTTTTTCTTTATTGGAGAGATCGCCTAAATAGAATTGGCGTAACCCCATACGCTCTAGGCGAATGAGTTCAAAGGCTTTTCGGTCTAACCAATGTTGTTCAGGAATAGAATTATTTTTTTGCCAGCTGTCAGTGAAAAGTAAGATTTTAGCACCTTCTAGTTCATAGCCTTTTGCCCAGTCATCAAGCTTTTCATTGATGGCAATGAAGTCTTCTGTTTGAAATAGTTTTTTCTGCAAAGGTAAGAGAGCAAAGAAGATATCCGCTTCTTGATGAGCAAGTTGATGAAATTTTTCGAGGAGTTGAGTAAGCGTTTTGATTTGTTCTCGTTGCTGAGCAAGTTGTGCTTCGACTAACGAAATCGTCCCTTCTTCATGGCTATGCGGAATACTAAGCTGTTGAAGTAGCTCAGGGCGATGGGTAAAAAAATCAGGGTGATTTTTTAGGTAGTCAGCAATATCTTGTTCAGTCATCAAAAACTCCTTAAAAAAATAACCGCACTTGGTTGTGCCAAAGTGCGGTTTATTTTTATGCTGTTTTAGGCTGCAAATGGATCGCGTAAAATCATTGTTTGAACACGATCTGGACCTGTTGAAAGGATAGCTACTGGCACACCAGTTACTTCTTCGATACGTTTGATGTAATCACGGCAAGTTTGCGGTAGTTTATTTACATCAGTCACACCGAAGGTGTTTTCTTTCCATCCTGGTAAGGTTTCGTAAATTGGCTCTACGCCTTCCCAATCTTTCGCTGCTAGTGGTGCATATTCAACGATTTCGCCATTTGGCATTTTGTAAGCGGTACAGATTTTCACTTCATCGAAACCATCTAATACGTCTAATTTGGTCATACAGAAGCCAGAAATAGAGTTAAGTTGAATCGCACGGCGAATGGCTACGGCATCAAACCAACCACAACGACGAGGACGACCAGTTACTGCACCAAATTCATTACCTTTGCGAGCAATTTCAGCACCAGTTTCATCGAATAATTCTGTGGTGAATGGACCGCCACCAACACGTGTACAGTATGCTTTGATGATACCTAACACATAATCAAGGTTACGAGGACCGAAACCAGAACCAGTTGCTACGCCGCCTGCTGTGGTGTTCGAACTGGTTACATACGGATAGGTGCCGTGGTCGATATCAAGCATGGTGCCTTGTGCACCTTCGAATAAAATGTTGTCGCCATTTTTGCGAGCGGTATCTAAGATGGTTGTAATATCCGCCACCATGCCGGTAATAATATCAGCTACCGCGAACACATCGTCTAATGTTTTTTGATAATCAACAGGTTCTACTTTGTAGTAGTTCACCAATTGGAAATTATAGTATTCAAGGATATTTTTTAATTTTTCAGCAAAGGCTTCGCGATTGAATAAATCGCCCACACGTAAACCACGACGAGCGACTTTATCTTCATAAGCGGGGCCGATACCACGACCGGTTGTACCAATGGCTTTTTTACCTAATGCGGCTTCACGAGCGTGATCCATTGCAACGTGATAAGGTAGGATTAATGGACAAGCTTCTGAAATTAATAAACGTTCACGTACTTTTACGCCACGGCTTTCTAATTCGCCCATTTCTTGCATTAATGCGGCAGGAGAAAGCACCACGCCGTTACCGATTAAACAGGTCACGTTATCACGTAAAATACCCGATGGAATTAAGCGTAATACAGTTTTTTCACCATTAATAATTAACGTGTGACCTGCGTTGTGACCACCTTGGTAACGCACCACATATTTGACTCGATCCGTTAATAAATCAACGATCTTGCCTTTCCCTTCATCGCCCCATTGAGCGCCAAGAACAACAACACTTTTTCCCATAATTTCCGCCTTAAGTTTGCGTAAGTTTATAAATCAGACAAACGATTACTTTACTCTTTTTTTGCCGTAATCTCAAATTTAAAACGTAAAAAAGTGCGGTTATTTTTAACCGCACTTTCCTTAAATTTATTATTCAAACAACGATTTATGTAATGAACGTACTACATCATCCGCTTTGTCGCTATGTGCTAGCATACAAATGTTATTCGTGCTTGCACCATAGCTAATCATGCGAATGTTATAACCTTCGAGCGTGTCGAAAA
This portion of the Haemophilus parainfluenzae T3T1 genome encodes:
- a CDS encoding ABC transporter ATP-binding protein; translation: MATITFENVSKKFGSNEVLKNLSLVVQDGECFTLLGPSGCGKTVLLRLLAGFDVPDSGRILIDDVVVADPATNTDIPPDQRGLGVVFQDYAVWPHMTVFDNIAYPLKLKNIEKQALHKQVMEVVELVNLTGLEERLPSQLSGGQQQRVALARALVAKPSLMLLDEPLNNLDANLREEMRFEIKELQKKLGITILYVTHDQEIALAISDRLAIMNEHGDIQQVGTPWDIYERSENEMVFKFMGLANFIPVRYQNNHHYIGEGNQILNWKNLPPNSGKLGCRPSDIILSKNNEGLLGKISRASFLGAVMDYMVEIDGVTLRTEIPTNKALRNNLMFNEGENCFISFHDLLWFDSAKEI
- a CDS encoding ABC transporter substrate-binding protein, with amino-acid sequence MNKKMSLTLIAIGLGMSLSNMAAAQEKLIVYTSMKESLIGALKAKFTEKHPDVEMDYQSAGAGKLMAKIATEKESGKIMADVIWTSEVPDFFQMKKNGMLEAYVSPETANIVNPIPNFDGSFTPIRLGTLAIAYNTRFVKDNPPAEWADILKPEYKGAFGIANPALSGTSYMSVSLLKDKFGWEFFEKLKANKAKVGKGAGQVIDDTASGDLLASLAVDYITNDKIKKGAQLKLVYPKETLVIPSPAAILKGTEHLAASQKFIDFLLSEDGQKIIANEGTLPVRKGIELDAKFGMPSLEDAVSRAIPIDYEKLMSEKEETIKHFTQILQGR
- a CDS encoding DUF484 family protein, with amino-acid sequence MTEQDIADYLKNHPDFFTHRPELLQQLSIPHSHEEGTISLVEAQLAQQREQIKTLTQLLEKFHQLAHQEADIFFALLPLQKKLFQTEDFIAINEKLDDWAKGYELEGAKILLFTDSWQKNNSIPEQHWLDRKAFELIRLERMGLRQFYLGDLSNKEKALMFLPEELPIGSVAICRLGGTPQKPTALLLFKSRDTDRFHNDQDTTFLRHLVDIVELHLGRWL
- the purA gene encoding adenylosuccinate synthase; protein product: MGKSVVVLGAQWGDEGKGKIVDLLTDRVKYVVRYQGGHNAGHTLIINGEKTVLRLIPSGILRDNVTCLIGNGVVLSPAALMQEMGELESRGVKVRERLLISEACPLILPYHVAMDHAREAALGKKAIGTTGRGIGPAYEDKVARRGLRVGDLFNREAFAEKLKNILEYYNFQLVNYYKVEPVDYQKTLDDVFAVADIITGMVADITTILDTARKNGDNILFEGAQGTMLDIDHGTYPYVTSSNTTAGGVATGSGFGPRNLDYVLGIIKAYCTRVGGGPFTTELFDETGAEIARKGNEFGAVTGRPRRCGWFDAVAIRRAIQLNSISGFCMTKLDVLDGFDEVKICTAYKMPNGEIVEYAPLAAKDWEGVEPIYETLPGWKENTFGVTDVNKLPQTCRDYIKRIEEVTGVPVAILSTGPDRVQTMILRDPFAA